Part of the Candidatus Limnocylindrales bacterium genome, CAAGCTCCACCGCGCGCACACGGACGCTTTCCGGCTCGCAATCGATGACTGCGCTCCTTTCATGTCTCCGGGACAGACAGTCTGTGCCGTCGATCTCGGCGCCGGCGCGGGCAACGTCGCCGCAGCCCTTGTCGAAGCGTGGACACCCGAGCCACCCGTCAGGCTGACGTACATCGGCGTCGAGCCGCACAGCCTGATGCGGCGACTGGGCATCGAGTTCGTGCGCACTCTCGCGCCGCCGTGGCTGGACTTTGCATTCGCGGAGACTTCCGCGGAGCTTTCCATTCCGCGCGCCGATCACTATCTCGTAAGCTTCAACTACGTTCTGCACCAGCCCGGAATCACCGAACGGGATCTGAAAGACTGGGCAGCGTTGGTCGCAACCGTCAACTCGATGGGCAGGACCTGTCTGCTCTGCGTCTCTCCATGTTCGATCTCGCCCGCGTTAAGCGAGCTGGATCGCCGAGAGGCGCTTCGTCGCGAGATGACGGCGTCCGGTCTCGTCTTCGAGCTTCACTCCACGAGCCGTCGCATGGACCGGCGGATGCCGCGCGACGGCGGCCGCGGGTGGGTCGTGCAGCCCGCACGCGGCGCCGAGTGGCACAACGTCCAGATCGAACGCTACGACTTCCCGACCTGACGTGCTGCGATACAGCTGACGGCGGGTCCTCTCCTTCGCCCTATGGAGCTTCTTCGACCGAGATCACGTCCATCTGGATGAACTGGCCGTTGTACGGATCCGGTGCCGGCGGCACTCCCGGAGGAATGATGGGCTGCGATGCATCGTCGCGGTTCTTGATTTCCGCCGAATCGATCGCATGCGCTTCGAGCGTCAGCGTCGCGCCGCCTTTGATCGGAATCGTGTGCGTCACGTCGAGCAGCCAGCACCGCTCGATCCCCGTAGTGCCGGCATTCAGATAGTACGTCGAGGGCGGATTGGAGATTTCCAGTTTGTAGACGTTGTACGGGTCGGCGGCCGGCGTGCCGCCGGCAAGGAAGAGCCCGTCCTTGTCGCCGCCCGTGTACGTCTTCTGCTCGACGACGCCGCGAAAGCGGAACTGGACGTCGTAGACGGTGTTCACGTCGCCGAGAAGCGTCGCGGAATCGACGAAATCGTTGCCGCAGCTGCACACGTTGGGACCGATGCTGTTCATGCATGGGATTTCCCACCGCAGGCCCGCCACATCTGCCGCGATGCACTGCTCGCACTGCAGATTCACGTTCTGTCCGACGGCCTTGCGCAGGACGAGGAGCGCATCGCTGGCAGTGATTCCAGGGGTTCCATTCACGTCGCAGACGCACTTCTGGCAATTGCTCGTACCCACCGCGGTGCGCAAAGCGGTAAGAGCGTCGCCCGCGAGAAGACTGCCGTTGCCACTCGCATCGCCGCAGACGATGTTGTTCAGCGAGTCGGGGTGCGCGTAGAAGAACGCGACGTCTTTGTCGCTGAGCGCGTTGTCCCAGATGCGCACTTCGTCGATGAGTCCCGTAAACGTGTTGATCGGCGTCTCGCCGGTCAGCATGCCGCCGATGAAAAACGGAGCCGTCGTCGGTACGAGCGACTGGATCGTGCCGCTCGAGTCCGCCTGCGGCTTGCGTACGCCGTCCACGTAGAGACGAAGCTCGCCGCGGGCCGTATCGCGCACGGCAACGATCTGGTGCCACTGTCCGTCGTTGATTCCCTGATCTCCCGTATTGAACGGCGGCTGGTCCGACTGGAAAAAATGGAACGAGCCGACCGGCTCGGCAGGCGGGCCGTCTCCGGTATCGTTGAGTCCGAGCCAGTAGCCGCTGGTGATGAACTGGCGATGACGACCCGACACGAGCATGGACGAGGTCGAAGTCGTCTTGACCCACGCCTGCATGCTGAAGCGTTCCTGACCGATGAACGCGAGGACGTCGCCGGCGTTGACGAGCCCCGGCGACGGTGCGGAAAGATCGAGCGCGCCGCCCGAGATGCCGCCTGTCGTGGTGATCGAGGCATTGCCGCTCAGCGTGCCGTTGAAGCCGCTGACGGTCTCGAAGGCCGTGTTTCCGCCGGCACCGGTATCGAAGCTGTAGCGCGCGACGAGGTTCGCGTCGGCGCTCGAGGACGTGGCGAGGATGCAGGCGGCAGCAAGCGGCAGGATGGCGATGCGCATCGGATGGGACCTCCGGTGCGGCCCTCTACTCCCGTCCGCGGACTTCTGTCAAAACCCGCGCGGCCTCATCTGCGTCGCCGGCGCGATTTTTCGTGCGCGTGCGACGGCGGCGTGGCTGCCGTCACGCCGGCCGCGCTCTATTCGCTGCCTTTCGCCTGGAACCTTCCATCCGCATTGCGGCGGACTCCGGCCGTGGTGAAAACGCTCCCGCAGCAGGCACCCCCTCCGATCTGGCTGTGCGCGGAGCGGGAGCAACATTTCACTCGGGAGATGACTCCGCGCTCAGTTCTCGAAACAGATCAGCCGATGGCTCTCCGTGCACGGGGACGTCGCAACTCCCGAGAGCGACCACTCGTTGCTCACGCTCGGGTTTCCGGTGCCGGCTTCTCCTGACGTGCTCGCCCAGTCACTGCAAGTGTCCGGTCGCTGGAGGCCGACGGCATTCGATGCGGTCCACGCGAGGTCGCTGCCGGTGCTGTTGCCGAACTCGTCATAGTTGATGGCGACCCATGCGCCGACGATCGACATGAAGAACTTGCTGGTAAACGCCACCTCGCCGTTCGTGTTGCGGTACTGCTGATCGACGATCCGACTGATCGCACTCCCACCGCTCGTCGACAGCCACGCGACCCAGGTTCCGCCGAGTCCGGCGTTGGTGGCCAGCACGTTGCACTTGGTGTCGGCTCCGGCCAGCCCGCCGAGGTTGCCGGTGTACGACTGCGACGTCACGAAGACGAGCTTGTCGCGGCACGCTCCGGCGGCGCAAGCGCCGCTCGTACAATCCCCGTCGTCGTCGCAGCCTGCTCCGTACAAGCAGGTGGCGCCGCAGCTTCCGCCGCAGTCCGTTCCGGTCTCGTCGCCATCCTGAGTTCCGTTCGCACACGGATCGAGCGTCGTCGAAGTGGTCGTCGTCGAAGTGGTCGTGGTCGTCGTGGCGTCGCACAGATCGGTACAGCGACCGGTACCCACACCGCAGCACGAATCCACCACGCAGACCTGACCCGGCCCGCAGTCGGCGGGTGAGGTGCAAGCAGTCGCGACTCCGCAGAAAAAATTGTGAGCGCAGACGCCACACGTGTCCGTGGTCTGCAGCGTGTAGCAGTCCTGGACTTCATTGCAGAAATTGAACGGGCAGGTCAGCCCGGAACAGCTCGGCACGGTCGTGCTCGTCGTCGAAGTCGTGCTCGTACTGCTGGTACTCGTGCTGGTACTCGTGCTGGTAGTGGTACTGGACGTCGTCGTGGTACCGACCTCGCAGGTATTGTTCACGCAGGTCGCGCCGGGTCCGCAGACTCCGCATTGGATCGGCAGGCCGCAGCCGTTGTCGATCTCGCCGCACTGCGCGCCGAGCGCCGCGCAGTCCTGAGCGGCGCAGCACTTCCCGAACTTGTCCGCCGGGGACTGGCGAATGCAGCTTCCGCTGCGGCAGCTCTTGTGCACGTGGCACGAAGCCCCGTCCGGCTTGCCGCCGGCGCTTGCAACGCCAGCCGTCAGTACCGCCACAAAGCCTGCGAAGATGAATGCGACTACAGACTGTCTCTTCATGATGCCTTTTTACGGGATCTCCGAGCTTCTGTCGATCGTGCGTCGAAATGACGTGCGCCACATCTACACGCGTTGTTGCGTCCGCAACTCACAGTTCGTGTTCTGACCACACAGTTTCTGTTCGTCGGCTCCTCAGCTCTGCGAAAGAATCGTTGATCAGGTCGCGCTGAGCCGGGATTCGTGGCCGATAAGAATCACTCGCCGTCAAAATAAGCTTATTTGAATTCGGCCGGCCGCGATTCGCCATCAACGGGCGCTGCTGTGGCGTGTCCTGGCTTTACTGACTTCATTGCCCGTCGACCTCGTGCGATTCCAGGTAAAAGCCGGGAAGCCGTCGCATTCATTTCCGGCGCATCAGCCGATGCGTCAGGACGCGACACCGTCTGAAGACAGAGCTCGCCGCTGCCGGTCGCATCGCAGCGGATCGTCACGCGCGCGATCTCCCCATGGGCGAACGCCGTGAACGGCGCCGATCGACCCAACACACATTTGGACGGCGGCCGACGACCGGCTCTCGGCAGTCGTCGCTGGATTTTCGCGTTACCGGCCCAGGTAGAGGTCCGTGATGGTCCCCTCGCAGACTTCGGCCGCCATTCCGATGGTCTCGGACAGCGTCGGATGCGCGTGAATCGTCAGCGCGAGATCGGCTGCATCCGCGCCCATCTCGATGGCCAGCCCGATCTCGGCGACGAGCTCGCCGGCGTTCACGCCGACGACCGCGCCACCAAGCACGCGACGTGTCGCGGGATCGACGAGGAGCTTGGTCAAGCCTTCGTCGCGCGCCAACGACAGCGCGCGGCCGCTGGCTGCCCATGGAAACGACGCCTTCTCGAAAGCAATACCGTGCTTCTCCGCATCCACTTCCGTCAGTCCTACCCATGCAACTTCCGGATCCGTGTACGCCACCGACGGCACGACGCGAGCATCGAAGTGGCGCTTGCCGCCGGCGGCGACTTCCGCGGCAACCTTTCCTTCGTGCGAGGCCTTGTGAGCCAGCATCGGCGCGCCGGCGATGTCGCCGATCGCGAAGATGTGGCCTACGTTGGTGCGCATCTGTGAGTCCGTCGCGATGAAGCCGCGCTCGTCCACCACGACGCCGGCCTTTTCCGCATCGAGGAGCTTCCCGTTCGGCGAGCGTCCCACCGCAACCAGCACCTGGTCGAAGACCTGGGTCGAGCTGCCTTTCGCATCTTCGAGCGTGACGTCGAGCCCACCGCCGGTCGCGACGACAGACGCGACTTTCGTGTCGAGCAGGATGCGCTCGTAGCGAGCGCCGATGCGCCTGGCGAGCGGTGCGACGAGGTCGGCGTCGCAACCCGGCAGCAGCTGTCCGGTCAGCTCGACGACGCTTACCGTAGCGCCCAGCGCTTCGTATACGCAGGCCATCTCGAGGCCGATGATTCCGCCGCCGATCACCAGCAGGCGCCCGGTCGTTTCGCGAAGCTCGAGCGCGCCCGTCGAGTCCATGATGCGCGGATCTTCCGGCATCATCGGCAGCCGCACCGGCGAGGAGCCGGTCGCAATGATGCACTGGTCAAACGCGATGCGCTGCGTTCGGTCTTCGGCCACCACGTTGACCGTGTGTGGATCGGCGAACGTGGCGGCGCCTCGTACCACCCGGATCTTGCGACGGCGCGCGAGCATCGCAAGACCGCCTGTGAGCTTCGCGACCACGCCGTTCTTCCAGCCGCGCAGCTGCGCAAGGTCGATGCGCGGCGGATCGAACACGATGCCGTGCGCGCGCATCTCGCGCGTTTCCTCGATGACCCTGGCCGCGTGAAGCAGAGCCTTCGACGGAATGCAGCCCACGTTCAGGCACACACCGCCGAGAGTTTCGCCGCGGTCGACGAGCGTAACCGACAGGCCGAGATCGGCGGCGCGAAACGCCGCCGAGTAGCCGCCGGGGCCTGCGCCGAGGACGAGAATCTGCGTGCGGTTGTCGCCAGCGGGTGTCCCACCGGACTGCGCCGTCTTGTCCGCGACTGTCACGGCGGCGCCATCAATCCGGCCACGTCCGCGAGGGCGTGCGCGAGGAAGCCGACGAAACGTGCGCCGTCGGCGCCGTCGACGACGCGGTGGTCGTACGACAGGGAGAGCGGCAGCATCAGGCGCGGCACGAACGAGCCGTCTTTCCAGACGGGCTTCTGGACGGCCCGCGAGATGCCGAGCACGGCGACTTCCGGAGCGTTGATGATCGGCGTGAATGCCGTGCCGCCAATGCCGCCCAGATTCGAGACCGTGAAGCAGCCTCCCTGCATCTCCGCGGCCGACAGCTTGCCGGTGCGCGCCTTGCCCGACAGCTCACCGAGCGCGCGTGCCAGCTCGAAGACGTCCATGCGATCGGCATCGCGAATCACCGGCACCACCAGACCGTCGGGCGTGTCGGCCGCAAAACCCAGGTGACAGTACTTCTTGAGCACGAGATTCTGCCCGTTCGAGTCGAGCGACGCACCGAGCTTGGGATACGCCTTCAGTGCGAGCACACATGCGCGAAGCACGAACGCGAGAGACGTCAGGCCAATGCCTTCGCTGGCCGCGCGAAGCTTGAGCCATCGGCGAGCTTCCTCCAGCTCGGTGACGTCGGCGTCCTCGAACTGCGTCACGTGCGGCAGGTTCACCCAGCTCGCATGCAGCCGCGGTCCCGAGATGCGCTGGATTCGCGTCAGCGGAACGATCTCGACAGGGCCGAATTTCGTGAAATCCACGGCCGCTACGCGCGGCAAACCCGCGCCGCCCGGCGCGGCGGAAGCCGCATCGCCGCCACCGGTCAGCGCGGTCTTGACGAAGGCCTTCACGTCGTCGCTGGTCACGCGGCCCTTGCGGCCGCTGCCTCGCACACGTCCGAGATCGACTCCGAGCTCACGTGCGAACGCACGAACGGATGGGCTGGCGTGTGCTTTGGCGAATGCCGCTTCGTCGGTCGAAGAGGACGCAGGCGGCGGCGGCGCCGTCGTCGTTGCCGTCGACGCCGCGACGGTCGCAGATCCAGATGTGCGTTGCGCGCCGCCAGGCTTCGCGGCCCGCGCTGGCTTTTGCGCTTCCGCAGCTCCGCGCCCTCCCTCGTCCGCTTTCGGCATCTCTGCCGTTTCGACCGGTTCGGCCTTCGGCTTTTTGCGATCTTCGTCAACTGTTGGAGCTTCGGCGGATTCGACCGGTTCGACTTCGTTCGTGTCGCCGCCTTCGTCAGGTTCCGCTGCTTCGGCGGATCTGACGGGCTCGGCTTCGCCGGCACCGCCTTTCGGCTTCGCCTCCGCGGCAGCCTCAGGCTTCGCGCCTTCCGACGACGTGCCCGCGTCCGCGAGCGTTGCGAGCAGCCCCCCGGAGTTCACCTTGTCGCCCTTCGCGACGTGGAGCTCGGCGATCACTCCGGCGGACGGGGACGGGACGTCCATCGTCGCCTTGTCGGTTTCGAGCGTGACCAGCGGCGTGTCGACCTCGACGCGATCACCGGCTTTCACCATCACGTCGATGACGAGGACATCGTGAAAGTCGCCAAGGTCCGGGAAATGGATTTCGTTGGCAGGCATTGCGTCGCTCAATCGCAAAGCGGGTTGCGCTTTTTCGGGTCGATGCCGAGAGCTGCCATGGCCGAGGTGGCGACGGCCGGATCGATCTTGCCCAGCTCGGCGAGCTCGCGCAGCGCTGCCAGCACGAGGAATGCTCGATCCACCTCGAAGTGCCGCCGCAACTCGGCTCGCGCATCGCTTCGCCCGAATCCGTCGGTGCCGAGCGTCACGTACGGACTCGCCACCCATTTCCGGATCTGGTCGGGTACGGTGCGCATGTAGTCCGAAGCGGCGACGACGGGCGCCGGCCGGTCTTCGAACAGCTCGGCCACGTACGGCTCGCGCGGCTTCTCGTCGGGGTTCAGCAGGTTCCAGCGCTCGCATTCGAGCGCCTCGCGCCGCAGCTCGCTGAAGCTCGTAATCGACAGGACGTCGGCACTTACGTCGTAGTCCTCCTCGAGGATCTCCGCGGCGGCAAGCGCTTCGCGCAGGATCGTCCCGCTCCCGAGCAACGTGACGCGATTGCGGCCTTTCGTGCCGCTGCGTACCTGGTAACCGCCGCGAACGATGCCGCGCTCGGCGCCGACCGGCATCGCCGGCTGCGCGTAGTTCTCGTTCATGATCGTGAGGTAGTAGTAGACGCTCTCGCAGTCCACGTACATGCGGGTGAGGCCGTCGTGCAGGATCACGGCGAGCTCGTATGCGTAGGCGGGGTCGTAGGCGCGACAGTTCGGAACCGTGGTCGCGAGGAGCTGGCTGTGGCCGTCCTGATGCTGCAGCCCTTCGCCGGCGAGCGTGGTGCGTCCTGCAGTGGCGCCGAGCAAAAAGCCGCGCGAACGCATGTCGCCCGCCGCCCACAGAAAGTCGCCGATCCTCTGGAAGCCGAACATCGAATAGAAGATGAAGAACGGAATCATCGCGACGCGATGGTTTGCGGCCGACGTGGCGGCCGCGATCCACGAGCACACCGCGCCGGCTTCGGTGATGCCTTCTTCGAGAAGCTGCCCCTTCTTGTCCTCGCGGTAGGGCATGAGGTCGGTCGCATCCTCGGGCGTGTAGAGCTGGCCGACCGATGAATAGATGCCGATCTGGCGAAACAACCCTTCCATGCCGAACGTGCGCGCCTCGTCGGGAACGATCGGAACGATGTGCTTGCCGATGTTCGGATCCTTGAGCAGCGTCGAGAGCAGCCGCACGAACGCCATCGTCGTCGAGATCTGGCGTTCGCCTGTGCCGTCGAGCATCGACGAGAACGCCGTCAGCGGCGGGATCGCGAGCGGTTTTGGCGCGGAGTCGCGGGCCGGCAGATAGCCGCCCAGTGCTTCCCGCCTCGATCGCAGGTAGCGGATCTCCTCGCTGTCCTCGGCAGGTTTTCGAAAAGGAACGTTGACGAGGTCGTCGTCGCTCACCGGTATGTGAAAGCGGTCGCGCATCTCGCGCAGGGCTTCGGCGTCGAACTTCTTCTGCTGGTGAGCAACCATCTGGCCCTCGGCCGTCTTGCCGAGGCCGAATCCTTTGACCGTCTTGCACAGGATTACCGTCGGCCGCCCCTCGGTCTTCATCGCGTTGTCGTACGCGGCATAAACTTTCACGGCATCGTGACCGCCGCGGTTGAGCCGCCAGATGTCCACGTCGGACATGTTGGCCACCATTTCTTTCAATTCAGGATGCTTGCCGAAGAAATGCTCGCGCGTGTACGCACCACCGTTGGCCTTGTAGCTTTGGTATTCGCCGTCGACGGTTTCTTCCATCACGCGCTGGAGAGTGCCCTTCGTGTCGCGCGCAAGCAGCGGATCCCAGCGCGCGCCCCACACGACCTTGACCACATTCCAGCCCGCGCCGAGGAACGCAGCTTCGAGCTCCTGGATGATCTTGCCGTTGCCGCGGACAGGTCCGTCGAGCCTTTGCAGATTGCAGTTGATGACGAATATAAGGTTGTCGAGTTTCTCGCGCACCGGCATCGTCAGTGCGCCCATCGACTCCGGTTCGTCCATTTCGCCGTCGCCACAGAACGCCCAGACCTTGCGGTCTGACGGCTCGGTAAGGCCGCGGTGCTCGAGGTACCGGAGAAAACGCGCCTGATACATGGCCATGAGCGGGCCGAGTCCCATCGACACGGTCGCGAACTGCCAGAAGTCCGGCATCAGCCACGGGTGCGGATACGAGCTGAGCCCCTTGCCGCCGATCTCGCGACGAAAGTTGAGAAGCTGCTCCTCGCTGAGGCGCCCCTCGAGATACGCGCGCGCGTAGACGCCGGGCGATGAATGGCCCTGCATGAACACGAGATCGCCGGGCCTGTCCGCCGTAGCTGCACGCCAGAAATGATTGAAGCCAACTTCGTACATCGTCGCCGACGATGCGTAGCTGGCAAGATGACCGCCGTATTCCGTGGAGCGCCGGTTGGCCAGCACCACCATCGCCACCGCGTTCCACCGAAGGTACGCTTCGATGCGACGCTCGAGCGATCGATCTCCTGGGTAACGCGGCTCCTTGCCGACCGGGATCGTGTTGATGTACGCGGTGTTTGCCCGGTACGGAAGGTAGACGCCCGACCGGCGCGCGCGCTCGACGAGGCATTCGATCAGGTAATGCGCCCGCTGTGCACCGTCGGTGGCGAGAACGGAATCGAGTGAGTCGAGCCACTCGCGGGTTTCCTGCGGGTCAAGGTCGTCCACGGTGGCGACGGTAGCGCAGGTGTCCGCGACTGTGAACCTCGCCGTTGAACCCATTCGCGTCAGGTCGCTGCGAGCGTTTTCGTGCCTTGACGGCTGGAGGTGCCGTCAAGTGACATCTTTACTCAACCACCGTCCGGGCCATATAACGGCCGGGCGGAGGGACCATGCCTAAAGCCCAGTTCGCAACCGTTGCCTTTGCGATCGCCTTCACGGCCCAGTCTGCCGATGCAGTGATCGCGTTCGATGCAACGAAAATCCTCAACTCCGACTACACCGACCACGCTGCGCATACGCCGATCGTGGCCAGCGACGGTGCCGGTAGCTGGGCGGCCTTCTGGACGAGCCCGTCCGCCACGGCGTTCTTCTCCCGGTCCACCGACGACGGACTTACGTGGTCCGCCGCGGCAACGATGCCGGGAATCGCCGAGAGCGTCGCCGTCAGCAGCTCCGGGACGTGCATCACCGCCGCCTGTGATCCGGACATGATCGTGGTGCGTTCCGCCGACCACTGCGCGACATGGTCTGCGGCTACCCCTGTCTATTCATCGTTCTGGCACTCTTACGCTTCGATCGCCACGGATTCGGCCGGCAACTGGGTCGTGATGAGCCAGGGATACGACCAGTACACGCAAACGCACGAAGTCTTCTCGTCGCATTCGACGGACGACGGCCTCACCTGGTCGCCTCGCATGACGGTCTCGAGCACGAACAACGGGTCGAACGGCCCGGTGCAGCTCGCGACGGACGGCAACGGAACGTGGATGACTGTCTATATCAGCGCCCTCGGGGCAGTCGTCTCCACGTCGACCGACGTCGGCGCCACGTGGAGCGCGCCGGTGGTGATTCCGGTCGGCCCCTCGGATCTCATTTACGACGGTGCAGGCACGTGGATGATCGCCGGCGGTCTGTTCGACCTCGACATCTTCAACAGCGTCACGATACGCTCGACGGACGACGGTGCTTCGTGGAGCTCGCCGACTACGATCTTCCGAAACGAGCACAGTGGCACGCCGCGCTTGCGGTACCATGACGGCGTCTGGCAGGCCATCTGGACGCAGATCGCCGGCGGGAAATTGGGCAACGACGGCGATATCTACGGCTCGCGCTCGCTCGATGGCGGGCTTACGTGGACGGACGCGGCCGCGATCAACGTCAATGCGGCGAACGACGGCATGACGCAGACCCTCGTCGGCGTAGATTCCGCGCCAAGATTCGACTGCAGTCCCGTCGGAACGTGCGTGCTCGTCTGGGAGACGATTCTCGCGCCTGTTCCCGAGACCGACGTCTCGGACGCTGCATATGCGAGGTCTCACGACGACTGTCCGTCCTTGCCGGCGACGGGGTGTCACGTCTCGACAAACCCGGGTGTCTCCAGCATCAAGCTCCGCAATCCTGTCGGTCCGAAGGACAAGCTCAACTGGAAGTGGAGATCGGGAGAGCTGACGACGACGTCGGAGATCGGCAACCCGACGACGACGGCCGACTATGTCGTCTGCATGTACGACGATGTCGGCGGCACGATGCGAAACGTATTCGAGAGCGACGCGGCCGCCGCCGGCACCTGCAACGGCTCGCCGTGCTGGAAAGCGACGGAGCTCGGATACGTCTACAGCGACAAGGACGGCGGTAACGGCCCGGTGCGAAGCCTGAGCGTCGAAACCGGCGACGACGGCGAAGCGCGGATCGAAGTGCGTGCTTCGGGCGCGGCGCTATCTCCTCCGGTAATGCCGTTCGCGTTGAGCCCGTCGGTCATCGCGCAGGTGATCAACACCGAAAACGGCCAGTGCTGGGAGTCGTCGTTCTCCGACGCGACGAACACGAATACGCTGTTCAAGGCTCGCGCGGACTGACAGCCGCCCATCCCGCGATTGTCGCGCTCGGGTTGGTGAATGCGCAGCTCGCCGGATCCATCATCTCCGAGCTCCGCCAGACCGAACCCGACACAGCGGTTGAGCTGGTGACGCCGACTCTTCAGTTGAACGAACAATCCGTGACGAGCCCGTTCGCACCGTCATTGCCGTTGTTCACGAGCGAAGGGCCGCCCTGTCCGCCAGCGCCGGCTGAACCGCCACTGACGATATTCGAGGTGCAGTAGGTCGGAGATCCGACTGCCGCCGTGTAGATGCCGAAGGAGCTGCCGCCGCAGCCGCCACCCCCTCCGCCGCCTGGACCGCCGTCTCCGCCATCACCACCATTGCCGGCTGAGCTCGCGCAGAACAGCGCGCTCGTTCCTCCGCCGCCGCCGCTGCCGCCGGCTCCGCCGTGGCCTGCGCGCGCGCCGACGCCGCCGCTGCCGCCCGCGCCGCCATAGATGATGTTGTCCTGCAAGACCGGCGCAGTGCCGCCGCTGACGAACAAGCCGAAACTGCCGCCACCGCCGCCGCCACCGGTGCCGCCGCCGCCGCCGCAACCACCCGAACCACCTCCACCACCGTGACCGCCGAGACGATCCTTGTGCTGCGTGCAGCTCGCGCAGAATGATCCGCCACCGCCACCACCGCCGCCGCCGCCGCGACCGTTCGTGCCTGCCGCACCGGACGAAGCCGAGCCGGAAATCCAATGTCCGTCGATCACCGTGCCCGCCGCAGCGCTGCAGCCGCTTCCCGCGCTACCGGCCGCGCCGGCCGCGCCCGAAATTCCCGTTACACCTTCGGTCGACCCTGACGGCACGTAACACAGGCTTCCGTTCGTCTCGTCCAAGGTGGAGTCGTCGCCCGCGTCACCGCCTGCTCCGCCAGTATTCGCGCCCGTCGCGCCGTCATGAGCACTCAGCTCAGTGAACGAGTTGCTGGTCGGACACGTGTTTCCTCCGCCGTTGCCGCCGCTGACGTCCGTAGCCCCGCAGGTCAGGACGCCACCATTCGCGAGCTGTCGATTGTTCGTCGCATCGCAAGGGCCTGATCCGCTCGTGATGAACGCATCGTAGCCCGACGGGTTGGCCAGCCGGCCCTCGCCCGGAACGCCGTCAGAAC contains:
- the aceE gene encoding pyruvate dehydrogenase (acetyl-transferring), homodimeric type produces the protein MDDLDPQETREWLDSLDSVLATDGAQRAHYLIECLVERARRSGVYLPYRANTAYINTIPVGKEPRYPGDRSLERRIEAYLRWNAVAMVVLANRRSTEYGGHLASYASSATMYEVGFNHFWRAATADRPGDLVFMQGHSSPGVYARAYLEGRLSEEQLLNFRREIGGKGLSSYPHPWLMPDFWQFATVSMGLGPLMAMYQARFLRYLEHRGLTEPSDRKVWAFCGDGEMDEPESMGALTMPVREKLDNLIFVINCNLQRLDGPVRGNGKIIQELEAAFLGAGWNVVKVVWGARWDPLLARDTKGTLQRVMEETVDGEYQSYKANGGAYTREHFFGKHPELKEMVANMSDVDIWRLNRGGHDAVKVYAAYDNAMKTEGRPTVILCKTVKGFGLGKTAEGQMVAHQQKKFDAEALREMRDRFHIPVSDDDLVNVPFRKPAEDSEEIRYLRSRREALGGYLPARDSAPKPLAIPPLTAFSSMLDGTGERQISTTMAFVRLLSTLLKDPNIGKHIVPIVPDEARTFGMEGLFRQIGIYSSVGQLYTPEDATDLMPYREDKKGQLLEEGITEAGAVCSWIAAATSAANHRVAMIPFFIFYSMFGFQRIGDFLWAAGDMRSRGFLLGATAGRTTLAGEGLQHQDGHSQLLATTVPNCRAYDPAYAYELAVILHDGLTRMYVDCESVYYYLTIMNENYAQPAMPVGAERGIVRGGYQVRSGTKGRNRVTLLGSGTILREALAAAEILEEDYDVSADVLSITSFSELRREALECERWNLLNPDEKPREPYVAELFEDRPAPVVAASDYMRTVPDQIRKWVASPYVTLGTDGFGRSDARAELRRHFEVDRAFLVLAALRELAELGKIDPAVATSAMAALGIDPKKRNPLCD
- a CDS encoding sialidase family protein, producing MPKAQFATVAFAIAFTAQSADAVIAFDATKILNSDYTDHAAHTPIVASDGAGSWAAFWTSPSATAFFSRSTDDGLTWSAAATMPGIAESVAVSSSGTCITAACDPDMIVVRSADHCATWSAATPVYSSFWHSYASIATDSAGNWVVMSQGYDQYTQTHEVFSSHSTDDGLTWSPRMTVSSTNNGSNGPVQLATDGNGTWMTVYISALGAVVSTSTDVGATWSAPVVIPVGPSDLIYDGAGTWMIAGGLFDLDIFNSVTIRSTDDGASWSSPTTIFRNEHSGTPRLRYHDGVWQAIWTQIAGGKLGNDGDIYGSRSLDGGLTWTDAAAINVNAANDGMTQTLVGVDSAPRFDCSPVGTCVLVWETILAPVPETDVSDAAYARSHDDCPSLPATGCHVSTNPGVSSIKLRNPVGPKDKLNWKWRSGELTTTSEIGNPTTTADYVVCMYDDVGGTMRNVFESDAAAAGTCNGSPCWKATELGYVYSDKDGGNGPVRSLSVETGDDGEARIEVRASGAALSPPVMPFALSPSVIAQVINTENGQCWESSFSDATNTNTLFKARAD
- a CDS encoding LamG domain-containing protein, with the protein product MRIAILPLAAACILATSSSADANLVARYSFDTGAGGNTAFETVSGFNGTLSGNASITTTGGISGGALDLSAPSPGLVNAGDVLAFIGQERFSMQAWVKTTSTSSMLVSGRHRQFITSGYWLGLNDTGDGPPAEPVGSFHFFQSDQPPFNTGDQGINDGQWHQIVAVRDTARGELRLYVDGVRKPQADSSGTIQSLVPTTAPFFIGGMLTGETPINTFTGLIDEVRIWDNALSDKDVAFFYAHPDSLNNIVCGDASGNGSLLAGDALTALRTAVGTSNCQKCVCDVNGTPGITASDALLVLRKAVGQNVNLQCEQCIAADVAGLRWEIPCMNSIGPNVCSCGNDFVDSATLLGDVNTVYDVQFRFRGVVEQKTYTGGDKDGLFLAGGTPAADPYNVYKLEISNPPSTYYLNAGTTGIERCWLLDVTHTIPIKGGATLTLEAHAIDSAEIKNRDDASQPIIPPGVPPAPDPYNGQFIQMDVISVEEAP
- a CDS encoding 2-oxo acid dehydrogenase subunit E2, which gives rise to MPANEIHFPDLGDFHDVLVIDVMVKAGDRVEVDTPLVTLETDKATMDVPSPSAGVIAELHVAKGDKVNSGGLLATLADAGTSSEGAKPEAAAEAKPKGGAGEAEPVRSAEAAEPDEGGDTNEVEPVESAEAPTVDEDRKKPKAEPVETAEMPKADEGGRGAAEAQKPARAAKPGGAQRTSGSATVAASTATTTAPPPPASSSTDEAAFAKAHASPSVRAFARELGVDLGRVRGSGRKGRVTSDDVKAFVKTALTGGGDAASAAPGGAGLPRVAAVDFTKFGPVEIVPLTRIQRISGPRLHASWVNLPHVTQFEDADVTELEEARRWLKLRAASEGIGLTSLAFVLRACVLALKAYPKLGASLDSNGQNLVLKKYCHLGFAADTPDGLVVPVIRDADRMDVFELARALGELSGKARTGKLSAAEMQGGCFTVSNLGGIGGTAFTPIINAPEVAVLGISRAVQKPVWKDGSFVPRLMLPLSLSYDHRVVDGADGARFVGFLAHALADVAGLMAPP
- the lpdA gene encoding dihydrolipoyl dehydrogenase, with amino-acid sequence MTVADKTAQSGGTPAGDNRTQILVLGAGPGGYSAAFRAADLGLSVTLVDRGETLGGVCLNVGCIPSKALLHAARVIEETREMRAHGIVFDPPRIDLAQLRGWKNGVVAKLTGGLAMLARRRKIRVVRGAATFADPHTVNVVAEDRTQRIAFDQCIIATGSSPVRLPMMPEDPRIMDSTGALELRETTGRLLVIGGGIIGLEMACVYEALGATVSVVELTGQLLPGCDADLVAPLARRIGARYERILLDTKVASVVATGGGLDVTLEDAKGSSTQVFDQVLVAVGRSPNGKLLDAEKAGVVVDERGFIATDSQMRTNVGHIFAIGDIAGAPMLAHKASHEGKVAAEVAAGGKRHFDARVVPSVAYTDPEVAWVGLTEVDAEKHGIAFEKASFPWAASGRALSLARDEGLTKLLVDPATRRVLGGAVVGVNAGELVAEIGLAIEMGADAADLALTIHAHPTLSETIGMAAEVCEGTITDLYLGR